From Paenibacillus sp. PvR098:
TTCCGAATTGCTCACGCATCTCGTAATTCCATGTATGAAAACGTTTATCGCCCCATAGGAGCGGCTCGATCGTTGGGCTATGATTCATGAGTGTACTCCCTTTCTAGTAAAGCTTACCTTTCTATTTTATCAAAATTGGGCTCAAAAGCGAATTGTTTCATATTGTTTCCTTTACAAAACACTCCTGTTCTGCTGAAGGATAAGAATGTTTCGCTCAGCTCATGCTATGTTTGCAAGGCGGCATAACAACTCAGCTTCAGAAGGGAGAATTACACATTATGAACAAGCTTGGTAAAACAGTTCTTGCTCTCGCGTTAACTGCTTCCTTGGGATTTAGCGGCCAAGCCTTCGCTAACGCCGCTTCAACCGGAACAGGAACGTCCTCCACTTACGGGACCAGCGCAAGCACCGCACCTGGCGGAATGACAACAACCGGAACCAGTACGACAACGAACACAGGTACCACCGGTATGCCGACAACAGGAACAGGTACGACAGGTACGACAGGTGCGGCAGGAACTACAGGTACGACAGGTGCGGGCAATTATACTCATCCCATCACCGGCACCCGCGCGAATAACTACAACGATAACATGTTGGACCGGATGAACACCAACACGAACGCTAATGATCGTACAGGCTACGGTTATGGCGGCAATTACCATACGGCCAATTACCGGACTAATGCAGCAACAACCGATAGAGATATGGATTGGGGCTGGTTAGGTCTGCTGGGCTTACTCGGGTTAGCCGGAATGCGCGGACGTAACCGGGATGAGGGCGAGACTCGTAACCGATAATTTCGGTCATTCATATGAAAGAGATGTATGCTCCATGAGCGACACTCATATTCCCAACGGAGAACGAAAAGTAACACTGACGCTCTCACTGAAGGAAGCCATGGCATTAGCGGCGGGGGTCCGCTTTCATCAGCAGCCGTCCATCGAGGCCGAAGCGAGAAGGAAAGTGCTTGCAACGCTGGAACGGGAGCTGCTTCCGGAAACCAATAAGCTTTATTATCATCAGCTTGAAGCTTAGCCGCTCTATGGCAATCAGCGCATGACCGGTTCAGACTGCGGAAGCGCGGGTATGAACCGGTCTTTTCATTCCCGTCGTTTCAGAGTATAATCGTTCAAAGACATAAGGCAGGCTTGCGATAAGCTGCCTGAAGCGAAAATGCAAGCAGTTGGAGGACGGTACGATGCGTTTAAGAGGACGTAAGGGAATCAGGGAAGCGATTGAAGCACAGCCGGAGCTGGTGGTGCTGAATCCGGAGCCGTACAAAGGAAAATGGGCTGAGGTTTTTGGCAATGACAGGCCGATTCATGTGGAGCTTGGCATGGGGAAGGGGCGTTTTATCAGTCAGCTCAGCGCTTTAAACCCGCAGATCAATTACATAGGTGTAGATATGTATGATGAGCTGATTCGCCGCGGAAGCGAGAAGGCCCGGGAATCCCGTGAAGAGCACGGAGGGGATTTGTCCAACCTTCGATTGGTGCGGTTTAACATAGAATATATCGAAAACATGTTCGAAGCTGGAGAGATCGAGCGTATTTATCTGAATTTTAGCGATCCCTGGCCCAAAAAAAAGCATGCTCGCAGAAGGTTAACCCACGCAAATTTTGTAAATAAATACGGAAGCCTGTTGAATAAGCGGGGGGAAATTCATTTTAAAACAGATTCCCGCTCTCTGTTCGAATTCTCGCTGAATTCGTTCGCTGATTTGGGGCTTCGGATGCGCAATATCTCATTGGACCTACATGCGGAAGGGCCTCGCACAGACCTTGTCATGACGGAATATGAGACTAAATTTTATGAGAAGGGCATGCCCATACACCGGCTCGAGGTCGTTATAGGGGAAGAGTCGCTTTCGGAGCATCTTCGGCAGCTTGAGGTCAGCACGGAAGAGCAAGAGTAGCTTAATAAGGGTAGTCTACATGCATTAGCAGCTTTATAATAAATAACAACCTGGAGGGCGCTTGCCTCCAGGTTGTTTGTCATCCGTTTTTTAGACAGCCTGTCTTATTTTTGTAAAATATCTATAATGGCACGAGAGCAATCGGTCGGATCATAGGTATTTCTCTTTCGTGTCATGCATCTCCGGCGCTTCTCCAAATCCGGGTAATGGTCAACGAGCAGTCTGAACCACTGGTCAACCGTTTCTACCGATTTGATGGGCTCTCCGAACCCATGCTCGGTAAAGTATTGCAAATTTTCTTCCTCTTGTCCCGGAATAGGTTTATAGAACAGCATAGGGATGCCCTTCGCCAGCCCCTCCGTACAGGTCATTCCTCCGGGCTTGGTGATCAACAGATCGGATACTTCCATCCATTTATCGATTTCTTTCGTAAAGCCAAGCAGCCGAATGTTAGGATGCTGGAACCGCTCGTCTTCCTGCAGCTCGGTAAGAGCCCTCGTATTACTACCGAGGCAGACAACCAGCTGAATCCTGTCCCGCCACCGGATCAAATCCGTTAAGAAATCCTCATTCCTCACAAGACCCCAGCCCCCGCCCATAACCAGCACGGTCGGCAGCCGATTCAGTCCGAAGCGCGAGCGCAGTTCCTCGAGGTTATGCTGCTCCCAGAAGTTCGGATGAATCGGGATCCCCGTTACTTGAATGCGATCAGACGGTATGCCGCGTCCTAGCAGCTTTTGCTTTACATCAGGGGTCGAGACCAGGTATGTGGTGACTTCCTTACTGACCCAAGTTCCATGGGCATCATAATCGGTAATGACGGTGCACAGCGGAACGTTCAGGCCGAACCGCTTCAGCCTGGAAATGACGACATTCGGGAATGGGTGGGTGCATACGATCGTATCCGGCTGCAGCTGGTTGATGACTTCCGCGGCATGCGCATAAAAGATCCGGTGGAGAGCAAGCTGCGAGAGACGGTTCAGCGATTTTTTATATTGCGATTTATACATGAGACCGTAAAGCTTCGGTTGGTTTGATACGGTTTTGCGGTAGGCATTCAAAATCCATGGAGCCAGCGTCGGATGCAGAAACGTGCCCAGCTCGAGAACATGTGTCTGGATGTCGGGAGAGAGCATGCGAAGGCTGTCGGATAGGGCGTAGGCGGCCTGCGTATGGCCTGCTCCGAAGCCTTCGGATAATAATAAGACCCTCTTATTACGCATTGCGGTTCACCAT
This genomic window contains:
- a CDS encoding WGxxGxxG-CTERM domain-containing protein; this encodes MNKLGKTVLALALTASLGFSGQAFANAASTGTGTSSTYGTSASTAPGGMTTTGTSTTTNTGTTGMPTTGTGTTGTTGAAGTTGTTGAGNYTHPITGTRANNYNDNMLDRMNTNTNANDRTGYGYGGNYHTANYRTNAATTDRDMDWGWLGLLGLLGLAGMRGRNRDEGETRNR
- the trmB gene encoding tRNA (guanosine(46)-N7)-methyltransferase TrmB yields the protein MRLRGRKGIREAIEAQPELVVLNPEPYKGKWAEVFGNDRPIHVELGMGKGRFISQLSALNPQINYIGVDMYDELIRRGSEKARESREEHGGDLSNLRLVRFNIEYIENMFEAGEIERIYLNFSDPWPKKKHARRRLTHANFVNKYGSLLNKRGEIHFKTDSRSLFEFSLNSFADLGLRMRNISLDLHAEGPRTDLVMTEYETKFYEKGMPIHRLEVVIGEESLSEHLRQLEVSTEEQE
- a CDS encoding glycosyltransferase, coding for MRNKRVLLLSEGFGAGHTQAAYALSDSLRMLSPDIQTHVLELGTFLHPTLAPWILNAYRKTVSNQPKLYGLMYKSQYKKSLNRLSQLALHRIFYAHAAEVINQLQPDTIVCTHPFPNVVISRLKRFGLNVPLCTVITDYDAHGTWVSKEVTTYLVSTPDVKQKLLGRGIPSDRIQVTGIPIHPNFWEQHNLEELRSRFGLNRLPTVLVMGGGWGLVRNEDFLTDLIRWRDRIQLVVCLGSNTRALTELQEDERFQHPNIRLLGFTKEIDKWMEVSDLLITKPGGMTCTEGLAKGIPMLFYKPIPGQEEENLQYFTEHGFGEPIKSVETVDQWFRLLVDHYPDLEKRRRCMTRKRNTYDPTDCSRAIIDILQK